CGCAGGACGCCGGCGGTGTCGTAGTAGCGCCCGCGGCTCTCCACCCCCACGGTCTCGCCGACCGTGAACTGGATGTGGTCGACGTGCTGCTTGCTCCAGAGCGGCTCGAACATCCCGTTGGAGAACCGGAAGGCGAGGATGTTCTGCACCGTTTCCTTGCCGAGGTAGTGGTCGATGCGGAAGGTCTGGCTTTCATCGAGCACGCGCCCAACCAGCAAGTTCAGTGCGTGGGCGGATTCCTCGTCGCGGCCGAACGGCTTCTCGAGGATGACGCGAGTCCACGCGCCCTCGTTCGGCCGGGCGATGAGACCGGCCGCCTGAAGCCGGTGAAGAATGGTGGGGAAATCGGTGGGCGGAGTTGCCAGGTAGTACAGCCGATTCCCCTCCGTGCCGAGCGCCTGATCGATGGCCTGGAGTCGCTGGGCGAGACGCAGGTACGCGGCCGGATCGTGGAACTCGCCCTGAACAAAATCGAGGCGCGGTGCGAACTCCTCCCACACCGCCGGATCGACCGGTTTGCGGCGCGAGAATTCGTTCACTCCGGCGCGCATCGCCTCGCGGAATGCGTCCGCGCTCCAGTCGCGGCGGGCGAAACCCACCGCCGCGAAGTTCGCTGACAACGAGCGGCCGAAGGCCAGGTTGTAGAGCGCCGGCACCAGTTTGCGTTTGGTGAGATCACCGCTCGCGCCGAATACCACCATCACGCACGGTGGGCCCTGGCGAATCGCCGGCGCCGGGATCGCGCCGGCCTGGAGCGTGACCTGAGCGCTCACGAACGATGTCCGCTCATCCGGACCTCCGCGGTTGGATGCACGACATCCGGCCCTTGACGACGACCATCAAACGTCACGCGGCGCCGTGACGCAAGTGGGCGGCCCTACTTGCCTCCCGCCGCGCTCGGCACCAGCTCGGTCGGCC
This window of the Candidatus Sulfotelmatobacter sp. genome carries:
- a CDS encoding glucose-6-phosphate dehydrogenase translates to MSAQVTLQAGAIPAPAIRQGPPCVMVVFGASGDLTKRKLVPALYNLAFGRSLSANFAAVGFARRDWSADAFREAMRAGVNEFSRRKPVDPAVWEEFAPRLDFVQGEFHDPAAYLRLAQRLQAIDQALGTEGNRLYYLATPPTDFPTILHRLQAAGLIARPNEGAWTRVILEKPFGRDEESAHALNLLVGRVLDESQTFRIDHYLGKETVQNILAFRFSNGMFEPLWSKQHVDHIQFTVGETVGVESRGRYYDTAGVLRDMVQNHMFQMLAYLCMEPPSSVRADAVRNEKAKLLDSVRIMRPEDVLRDTVRGQ